A genomic segment from Peptococcaceae bacterium encodes:
- a CDS encoding peptidase MA family metallohydrolase: MCRDNMYSRLLTKAILLAVIAAVTANMLFGAKPFAVHSYGNKLIQRIAWFYLDYQTKNYYELQSEHFLLKYSAADKSAAHLTAEKAEEYLNSAKRILLDDSEEGRILLVLYPDRDSLNGSFGWGSDKSAAGVYWAGSIVLLSPRAWKSGKTSEEEMKNILAHQVPLSHELTHLLVDRQTGGNYCRWLTEGLAQYVEEKIAGFRLKEPLPEERENLYPLDGLEKNFDRQENQELAYWQSLQTVKFLLDEHGMVKMQELLAVLGKGARIEEALNSVYGLDRVKLENAVKGYLAKQDYD, translated from the coding sequence ATGTGCCGAGACAATATGTACAGCAGGCTGCTGACCAAAGCAATCCTTCTGGCCGTAATTGCCGCTGTAACTGCAAACATGCTTTTTGGCGCAAAGCCGTTTGCGGTTCATTCCTATGGCAATAAATTAATTCAAAGAATAGCCTGGTTTTACCTCGATTACCAGACAAAGAATTATTACGAACTGCAGAGCGAGCATTTCCTTCTAAAATATTCGGCCGCGGATAAAAGTGCCGCTCATTTGACTGCTGAAAAGGCAGAAGAGTATTTGAATTCAGCAAAACGCATTTTGCTTGACGATTCGGAAGAGGGGAGAATACTGCTGGTTCTTTATCCCGATCGGGATTCGCTGAATGGCAGTTTCGGCTGGGGCAGTGATAAAAGCGCGGCAGGCGTTTACTGGGCAGGCAGCATCGTACTGCTGTCTCCTCGTGCCTGGAAAAGCGGAAAAACATCGGAAGAAGAGATGAAAAATATCCTGGCGCACCAGGTCCCGCTTTCCCATGAACTCACCCACCTCCTGGTAGACAGGCAGACAGGGGGTAACTACTGCCGCTGGCTTACCGAAGGGCTGGCGCAGTATGTTGAAGAAAAGATCGCCGGTTTCAGGCTAAAAGAGCCCTTGCCGGAGGAAAGAGAAAACCTTTACCCGCTGGATGGGCTGGAGAAAAACTTTGACCGGCAGGAAAACCAGGAACTGGCTTACTGGCAGTCGCTTCAAACAGTGAAATTCCTTCTTGATGAGCACGGCATGGTAAAAATGCAGGAACTGCTGGCCGTGCTGGGCAAGGGAGCAAGAATAGAAGAAGCTTTAAACAGCGTCTATGGTTTGGACAGGGTCAAATTGGAAAATGCGGTGAAAGGTTACCTGGCAAAACAAGACTATGATTGA
- the rlmH gene encoding 23S rRNA (pseudouridine(1915)-N(3))-methyltransferase RlmH, giving the protein MRIKLVVVGKLKEKYWREAAGEYLKRLAPFARVEIIEIAEEKLPDNPSAKEMEQALNREGERILNHISPSFYVIPLAITGQMLSSEQLAEMLGRLAMEGKSRVVFIIGGSCGLAEEVIERGDLVLSFSPLTFPHQMMRVLLLEQIYRGFKILRGEPYHK; this is encoded by the coding sequence ATGCGGATTAAACTGGTTGTTGTAGGCAAATTAAAGGAGAAATACTGGCGTGAGGCTGCAGGCGAGTACTTAAAAAGGCTTGCTCCTTTTGCCAGGGTGGAAATAATCGAAATTGCGGAAGAAAAGCTGCCTGATAACCCGTCGGCAAAAGAAATGGAGCAGGCCTTAAACAGAGAGGGGGAACGTATTTTAAACCACATTTCTCCCTCTTTTTACGTTATTCCCCTGGCCATTACGGGGCAGATGCTTTCTTCGGAACAACTGGCTGAAATGCTGGGAAGACTTGCGATGGAGGGGAAAAGCCGGGTCGTTTTTATCATCGGTGGGTCATGCGGTTTGGCCGAGGAGGTTATTGAAAGGGGCGACCTGGTTCTTTCCTTTTCTCCGCTGACCTTCCCCCACCAGATGATGCGGGTGCTGCTGCTGGAGCAAATTTATCGCGGATTTAAGATTCTGCGGGGAGAGCCGTATCATAAGTAA
- the scfA gene encoding six-cysteine ranthipeptide SCIFF, producing the protein MTAQAHIKTINRQALARTLEKGGCGECVTSCQSACKTSCTVSSQNCLKEMNIKK; encoded by the coding sequence ATGACTGCCCAAGCCCATATCAAGACCATCAATAGACAGGCGCTGGCCCGGACCCTGGAAAAAGGCGGCTGCGGCGAGTGCGTCACTTCCTGCCAGTCGGCATGCAAGACCTCGTGCACGGTCAGCAGCCAAAACTGCCTGAAGGAAATGAACATCAAAAAATAG
- the scfB gene encoding thioether cross-link-forming SCIFF peptide maturase, with amino-acid sequence MPYDFSLVHTFAINDTYMVLDINSGIIHSLSPAAWDFLTAWERAGGNAGKAIDQLSYKHGRAELETIYSLFEQLREEGMLFSRDEQLESYSLPGEGIVKALCLHVAHDCNMRCRYCFAGTGSFGGERRFMDLETGKRALDFLFEVSGPRKHVEIDYFGGEPLLNYPVVRELVRYGKKKAAEQGKELKQSLTTNALLLDREKIDFFNREGIHMILSIDGRPQVHNRMRPLPGKTDSYGAVIKAIKAYVDSQKEEAYFIRGTYTRYNLDFCADFLHLVNKGFRRISLEPVVASPGADYALREEDVPFLFDQYRELAEICLDLYRDGHNVNFFHFNIDLDKGPCLPKRLTGCGAGHEYLAVSPAGDLYPCHQFMGQENFIVGSVYAGITNKTLCSEFRSAHVLNKQPCRECWARFFCSGGCHANAYNYNGSIFEPYRIACEIQKKRLECAIYLQVKKWELEQKGTGD; translated from the coding sequence ATGCCGTACGATTTTTCTCTTGTGCACACTTTTGCGATAAATGATACATATATGGTTCTGGATATAAACAGCGGCATCATCCACAGCCTGAGCCCAGCAGCTTGGGATTTTTTAACGGCCTGGGAACGAGCCGGGGGTAATGCCGGCAAGGCGATTGACCAGCTGTCGTACAAGCACGGGCGCGCTGAACTGGAAACAATATACTCCCTTTTTGAGCAGCTTAGAGAAGAGGGCATGCTGTTCAGCAGGGACGAGCAGCTGGAATCATATAGTTTGCCAGGGGAGGGCATTGTCAAAGCCCTCTGCCTGCACGTTGCGCATGACTGCAACATGCGCTGCCGCTACTGCTTTGCCGGGACCGGGAGTTTCGGCGGCGAAAGGCGGTTTATGGACCTGGAAACGGGAAAGCGCGCCCTGGACTTTCTTTTTGAAGTGTCCGGCCCCAGAAAACATGTGGAAATAGATTACTTTGGCGGCGAACCCCTGCTAAATTATCCTGTGGTCAGGGAATTGGTCCGGTACGGCAAGAAAAAGGCGGCGGAGCAGGGAAAAGAATTGAAACAAAGCCTGACCACCAATGCTCTCTTGCTGGACAGAGAAAAAATAGATTTCTTCAACCGGGAAGGAATCCACATGATTCTCAGTATTGACGGGCGTCCCCAAGTCCACAACCGTATGCGCCCGCTGCCCGGCAAAACAGACAGTTACGGAGCGGTAATAAAAGCAATAAAGGCATATGTGGACAGCCAAAAAGAAGAAGCGTATTTTATCAGGGGAACCTATACTCGTTATAACCTGGATTTTTGCGCTGACTTTCTTCACCTCGTCAACAAAGGCTTCCGGCGCATTTCGCTGGAACCGGTGGTGGCCTCGCCCGGAGCTGACTATGCCCTCAGGGAAGAAGATGTTCCCTTTCTTTTCGACCAGTACCGGGAACTGGCCGAAATATGCCTTGATTTATACCGAGACGGTCATAACGTCAATTTCTTCCACTTCAATATTGACCTGGACAAAGGCCCGTGCCTGCCCAAACGCCTGACAGGCTGCGGCGCGGGTCACGAGTATCTTGCGGTCTCGCCGGCTGGCGACCTTTATCCCTGTCATCAATTCATGGGACAGGAAAACTTTATTGTCGGCAGCGTTTACGCGGGAATAACAAACAAGACCTTGTGCAGCGAATTCCGCTCGGCTCACGTTCTCAACAAGCAGCCTTGCCGGGAATGCTGGGCCCGGTTTTTCTGCAGCGGCGGCTGCCATGCCAATGCTTACAATTATAACGGCAGCATTTTTGAACCATACCGGATAGCTTGTGAAATCCAAAAGAAAAGACTGGAATGCGCCATCTACTTGCAGGTGAAGAAGTGGGAATTGGAACAAAAAGGAACGGGCGACTAA
- a CDS encoding trypsin-like peptidase domain-containing protein: protein MSYRFGDYPRRRSVFATILMLLVSSVIGGLLALSLAPHIYGYGNLSTPAPLPGSDQKDPLSPAYLDYSPVVKIAEQVGPAVIGISNQAVGRSLFNRELIEQGSGSGVIISQDGYIVTNYHVIQNAERLVVTLANDKQLEAEVRGSDPDTDLAVLRIKASNLPVAVLGDSSQLRVGELVVAIGNPLGAEFARSVTAGVVSAKERHINIQERKVTLIQTDAAINPGNSGGALVNSSGQVIGINSAKLVIPGVEGMGFAIPINDAKPIINELIERGYVSRPALGIWGVAIDELLARQNNLPPGIYIRELVRSGPAQQAGLKTGDIILSINGQRVTSFDEMSKALEKFKPGDKVTVDFYRGGKKYSAELVLGERGRQ, encoded by the coding sequence ATGAGTTACCGTTTTGGGGATTACCCGCGAAGAAGAAGCGTTTTTGCTACGATACTGATGCTGCTGGTCAGTTCCGTAATAGGCGGTTTGCTGGCTTTGAGCCTGGCGCCGCATATTTATGGTTACGGCAACTTAAGTACGCCCGCGCCGCTTCCCGGTTCAGACCAAAAGGATCCTCTTTCGCCCGCATATCTTGACTATTCACCGGTGGTGAAGATAGCCGAGCAGGTGGGGCCCGCCGTGATAGGCATTTCCAACCAGGCTGTGGGCCGCAGCCTGTTCAACCGGGAACTTATTGAGCAGGGAAGCGGTTCAGGGGTGATTATCAGCCAGGATGGATACATAGTTACCAATTATCATGTGATTCAAAACGCGGAAAGACTGGTGGTTACTCTTGCCAACGATAAGCAGCTTGAAGCGGAAGTGCGGGGCAGCGATCCTGATACTGACCTTGCTGTTTTGAGAATAAAAGCGTCAAACCTTCCCGTTGCTGTTCTTGGCGATTCCAGCCAGCTCCGGGTGGGGGAACTTGTGGTTGCTATCGGGAACCCGCTCGGCGCTGAATTTGCCAGGTCCGTAACGGCAGGAGTGGTCAGCGCGAAAGAGCGTCACATCAACATTCAAGAGCGCAAGGTAACGCTTATCCAGACCGATGCCGCCATTAATCCCGGCAACAGCGGCGGCGCCCTGGTAAACAGCAGCGGGCAGGTCATTGGTATTAACAGCGCGAAGCTGGTCATCCCGGGTGTGGAAGGAATGGGGTTTGCGATCCCCATCAACGATGCCAAGCCCATCATCAACGAACTTATTGAAAGAGGTTATGTCAGCAGGCCGGCCCTGGGTATTTGGGGCGTAGCCATTGATGAACTACTGGCCAGGCAAAACAACCTGCCACCGGGCATCTATATCCGGGAACTGGTACGCAGCGGCCCGGCTCAACAGGCCGGTTTGAAAACGGGAGACATTATCCTTTCCATCAATGGGCAAAGAGTAACCTCCTTTGACGAGATGAGCAAAGCGCTTGAAAAATTTAAACCTGGCGATAAAGTCACCGTCGACTTTTACCGGGGCGGGAAAAAATACTCTGCCGAGCTGGTCCTGGGAGAACGGGGCCGACAGTAG
- a CDS encoding PLP-dependent aminotransferase family protein gives MQFARRVQYAKASEIREILKVTERPEVISFAGGLPAPELFPVEEMRAVFDAVLKEHGSEALQYATTEGYTPLREQVAARMGKAGIQAAADDIIIIAGSQQGLDLTAKVFLDEGDTVICESPTYLAAISAFRTFLPRYVEIEMDEDGMIMEELEKALESNPGVKFIYTVPDFQNPTGRTLSLERRKKLVELANTYEVIIIEDNPYGELRFAGENIPPVKSFDTQGRVVYQSTFSKILSPGFRVGWICAAPEILQNYVLFKQGTDLHTSTIAQYAIVHFLKTFDLEAHIEKIRKVYKERRVLMIDTMKKEFPGEVKYTTPEGGLFLWVELPSYLNARDLLVKCLEKNVAFVPGGSFFPNGSRENTLRLNYSNSSEEMIVEGIKRIAGALKEMIK, from the coding sequence ATGCAATTTGCCAGGCGGGTGCAGTACGCTAAAGCTTCGGAGATACGTGAAATATTGAAAGTAACAGAACGACCCGAGGTGATCTCTTTTGCTGGTGGTCTTCCTGCGCCAGAACTGTTTCCCGTTGAGGAAATGAGAGCCGTTTTCGATGCGGTATTGAAAGAACACGGGAGCGAAGCGCTGCAGTACGCGACCACGGAAGGATATACTCCCTTAAGGGAACAGGTGGCTGCAAGGATGGGCAAAGCGGGTATTCAGGCCGCCGCGGATGATATAATCATCATAGCCGGTTCACAGCAGGGGCTTGACCTTACTGCCAAGGTTTTTTTGGATGAAGGAGATACCGTTATCTGTGAAAGCCCCACCTACCTTGCCGCCATCAGCGCCTTTAGGACTTTTTTGCCCAGATACGTGGAGATTGAAATGGACGAAGACGGCATGATCATGGAAGAACTGGAAAAAGCACTGGAATCAAACCCCGGCGTAAAATTCATCTATACCGTACCCGATTTTCAGAACCCGACGGGCAGGACTTTGAGCCTGGAGAGAAGGAAAAAACTGGTTGAGCTGGCCAATACATACGAGGTGATAATCATTGAAGACAATCCTTACGGTGAATTGAGGTTTGCCGGGGAAAACATCCCCCCGGTAAAAAGTTTTGATACACAGGGCCGGGTTGTTTACCAGAGCACTTTCTCCAAAATTCTTTCTCCCGGCTTTAGGGTCGGCTGGATTTGTGCGGCGCCCGAAATACTTCAAAATTATGTTTTGTTCAAACAGGGAACAGATCTGCATACCAGTACAATAGCCCAGTATGCCATAGTACATTTTTTAAAAACATTTGATCTGGAAGCGCACATAGAAAAAATCAGGAAGGTATATAAAGAAAGACGCGTGCTGATGATCGACACGATGAAAAAAGAATTTCCCGGTGAGGTGAAATACACAACGCCTGAGGGGGGACTGTTCCTTTGGGTGGAGCTTCCTTCCTACTTGAACGCCAGAGATTTGCTGGTTAAATGCCTGGAAAAGAACGTGGCTTTTGTGCCGGGCGGTTCATTTTTCCCCAACGGCAGCCGGGAAAACACACTGAGGCTGAATTATTCCAACTCTTCCGAAGAAATGATCGTTGAAGGCATAAAGAGGATTGCCGGCGCCCTGAAAGAGATGATAAAATAA
- a CDS encoding GGGtGRT protein — translation MVTFEGIERRRERIATCLRENGLQSLEEARDLLQNRGVDAYGIVRKIQPICFEDACWAYILGGAIALKRGLTEAADIAEAIGEGLQAFCIPGSVADHRKVGLGHGKLAKMLLKEETRCFALLAGHESFAAADGAIGIVQSANKVRKQPLQVILNGLGKDAAYIISRINGFTYVRTQYNYQTAELSIVEKRAFSQGPRSAVRCYGADDVDEGVAIMKHEGVDVSITGNSTNMTRYQHPVAGTYKKWCVEHGKTYFSVASGGGTGRTVHPDDNGAGPASYGLTDTLGRMHCDAQFAGSSSVPAHVEMMGFIGMGNNPMVGATVAVAVAVSQAVKS, via the coding sequence ATGGTGACCTTTGAAGGAATTGAACGCCGCCGCGAAAGGATAGCGACTTGTTTGCGAGAAAACGGGCTGCAGTCGCTGGAAGAAGCGCGCGATCTTCTGCAAAACCGCGGGGTTGACGCATACGGGATTGTAAGAAAAATCCAGCCGATTTGTTTTGAAGACGCCTGCTGGGCTTACATCCTGGGAGGAGCAATCGCCTTGAAAAGAGGTTTGACGGAAGCGGCGGATATAGCCGAAGCAATCGGCGAAGGGCTGCAGGCGTTTTGCATTCCGGGGTCGGTGGCCGACCACCGCAAGGTGGGCCTGGGGCATGGGAAACTGGCGAAGATGCTGCTCAAAGAAGAAACCCGGTGCTTTGCCCTTCTGGCCGGACATGAGTCCTTTGCCGCTGCTGACGGGGCTATCGGCATTGTCCAGTCGGCCAATAAGGTTAGAAAACAGCCGCTGCAGGTTATACTGAACGGTCTTGGCAAAGACGCCGCCTATATTATTTCGCGTATAAATGGTTTTACTTACGTTCGTACGCAGTATAACTACCAAACCGCCGAACTGTCGATCGTGGAAAAGCGGGCTTTCTCGCAAGGGCCGCGTTCGGCGGTGCGTTGTTACGGCGCCGATGATGTGGATGAAGGAGTGGCCATTATGAAACATGAAGGAGTAGACGTTTCTATTACTGGCAACTCAACGAACATGACCCGCTACCAGCATCCCGTTGCAGGCACCTACAAGAAGTGGTGCGTTGAACACGGGAAGACATACTTTTCCGTGGCTTCCGGCGGCGGTACGGGGCGCACCGTACACCCCGACGATAACGGCGCCGGGCCGGCCTCTTACGGCCTGACAGACACTCTGGGCCGTATGCATTGCGATGCGCAGTTTGCCGGCTCTTCTTCGGTTCCCGCCCACGTTGAAATGATGGGCTTTATCGGCATGGGAAACAACCCGATGGTCGGGGCAACCGTCGCTGTTGCGGTCGCAGTTTCGCAGGCCGTCAAATCATAA
- a CDS encoding M23 family metallopeptidase, whose translation MKGNIDLSKKPQFFQFKNLWLGISLLLFAVVVFSISYLCLEKDRPVMLLVDGQPLVVAAGKEEVDKALDRAESELEKQYGTVIKGFKQALTFDSELVKKEDKPVSGSELCELLKDRLDWQAECAVLSISGKPDLYLRSENEAKKALEEIKKYYLPGDLTGVEVERTDFAEEVSLRAGTGPVKSVRTAESAVEAMVKGLDRIIQHSVQKGESLWTIARDNNMTVAQLMEMNPEQKSDFLRPGQKLNLVKAEPLLTVLTTVTTTVEEKIPYKTVYEDDDTLWRGQQKVRREGVPGSRKVTYRISKANDVEVSRETLEETILSEPLSRIVLSGTKMMIASRGDGGNGILGWPTRGKINSPFGKKRGRKIHSGTDIDGEIGDPIFAAGDGVVLEAGWKGRYGKCVMIDHGRGLTTLYGHLSLIDVAVGQQVSRGDIIGLLGTTGNSTGPHLHFEVRLNGEFQNPMKYLEQ comes from the coding sequence ATGAAGGGGAACATTGATTTGTCCAAGAAGCCTCAATTTTTCCAGTTCAAAAACCTGTGGTTAGGCATAAGCCTTTTGCTTTTCGCGGTAGTTGTGTTTTCCATTTCATATTTATGCCTCGAAAAAGACCGCCCGGTCATGCTGCTGGTCGATGGCCAGCCCCTTGTTGTAGCTGCTGGAAAAGAAGAGGTCGATAAAGCCCTTGACAGGGCCGAAAGCGAACTGGAGAAACAGTACGGCACGGTTATCAAGGGATTCAAACAGGCGCTGACATTTGACAGTGAACTTGTAAAAAAAGAGGATAAACCTGTAAGCGGCAGTGAACTTTGCGAACTGTTGAAAGACCGGCTCGACTGGCAGGCGGAGTGCGCTGTTCTTAGCATAAGCGGTAAACCAGACCTGTACCTGCGCTCCGAAAACGAAGCGAAAAAAGCACTTGAAGAAATTAAAAAGTACTACCTTCCCGGAGACCTGACCGGTGTAGAGGTGGAAAGAACCGACTTTGCCGAAGAGGTTAGCCTCAGGGCCGGCACAGGACCTGTAAAAAGCGTCAGAACAGCGGAATCGGCAGTGGAAGCCATGGTTAAAGGCCTGGACAGGATTATTCAGCACAGTGTACAAAAAGGCGAATCGTTGTGGACTATCGCCCGCGACAATAATATGACCGTAGCTCAACTAATGGAAATGAACCCGGAGCAAAAAAGCGACTTTCTCAGGCCGGGTCAGAAGCTTAACCTGGTTAAAGCCGAACCTCTTCTTACCGTATTGACCACGGTAACGACCACCGTTGAAGAAAAAATACCTTACAAAACCGTTTATGAAGATGACGACACGCTCTGGCGAGGACAGCAAAAGGTCCGGCGGGAAGGGGTCCCCGGGTCCCGGAAAGTGACTTACCGCATCAGCAAAGCCAACGATGTGGAAGTATCGCGGGAGACCCTGGAAGAAACGATCCTGTCGGAACCCTTAAGCCGTATAGTGTTAAGCGGCACAAAAATGATGATTGCCTCGCGCGGCGACGGGGGGAACGGCATACTTGGCTGGCCGACCAGGGGAAAAATAAACTCTCCCTTCGGTAAAAAGCGCGGCCGCAAGATACACAGCGGTACTGATATAGATGGAGAAATAGGCGACCCGATATTTGCCGCCGGTGACGGCGTTGTGCTGGAAGCGGGCTGGAAAGGCAGGTACGGCAAGTGTGTCATGATTGACCACGGGCGCGGTCTTACCACGCTGTATGGCCACCTGAGCCTGATCGATGTTGCTGTAGGTCAGCAGGTCAGCAGGGGGGATATTATCGGCCTGCTGGGGACAACCGGTAACAGCACCGGCCCTCATTTGCATTTTGAAGTGCGCCTGAACGGGGAATTCCAGAACCCCATGAAATATCTGGAACAATAA
- a CDS encoding adenylosuccinate synthase, translating to MPAVVVIGSQWGDEGKGKITDFLAEKADMVVRYQGGNNAGHTVVVENREFKLHLIPSGILYPGTTCIIGNGVVIDPRVLVKELDYLAGQGISTDNLRLSLRAHLIMPYHIRLDELEEERKGANKIGTTRRGIGPAYMDKAARVGIRLVDLLDEEEFAARLRMNLEEKNKLLNRVYEVEGFDFEQIFREYRSYVPILKNYITDTSVIIHEFLSAKKNVLFEGAQGTLLDMDHGTYPYVTSSHPVAGAACIGAGVGPSELNKTVGVVKAYTTRVGEGPFPTEMLGADGDLIRKRGHEYGTTTGRPRRCGWLDTVILRYAARINGLNLIAVTKLDVLDELERIKLCVAYEYQGQVVNEFPASLKVLAGCKPVYEEFDGWQSDTSGARRYEELPRNARIYLERLCEIIKVPLALVAVGPNREQTIVMEQIFAEKN from the coding sequence ATGCCAGCAGTAGTTGTTATTGGCAGCCAGTGGGGAGACGAAGGGAAAGGCAAGATCACTGATTTCCTTGCGGAGAAAGCGGATATGGTTGTTCGCTACCAGGGAGGAAACAATGCAGGGCACACTGTTGTTGTCGAGAACAGGGAATTCAAGCTTCACCTGATACCTTCGGGGATTTTGTATCCCGGCACAACCTGCATCATCGGCAACGGGGTGGTTATCGACCCGCGGGTCCTGGTAAAAGAGCTTGACTATCTTGCCGGCCAGGGAATAAGCACCGATAATCTCAGGCTCAGTCTCAGAGCCCATTTGATTATGCCGTATCATATAAGGCTGGACGAGCTGGAGGAAGAAAGGAAAGGCGCTAACAAAATAGGGACAACGCGGCGCGGGATCGGGCCCGCGTACATGGACAAAGCGGCCAGGGTGGGAATCCGCCTGGTTGACCTCCTGGATGAAGAGGAATTCGCCGCCAGGTTAAGAATGAACCTGGAAGAAAAAAACAAACTCCTAAACCGGGTTTACGAGGTCGAGGGTTTTGACTTTGAGCAAATTTTTCGTGAATACCGAAGCTATGTTCCAATCCTGAAAAATTACATTACCGACACTTCCGTAATTATTCACGAGTTTCTTTCCGCCAAAAAGAATGTCCTGTTCGAAGGAGCGCAGGGCACGCTCCTGGATATGGATCACGGGACCTATCCTTATGTCACCAGTTCCCATCCTGTGGCCGGCGCCGCCTGCATCGGGGCGGGAGTAGGTCCTTCCGAACTCAACAAGACCGTTGGCGTGGTAAAGGCGTACACGACCAGGGTGGGTGAAGGGCCTTTTCCCACCGAAATGCTCGGGGCCGACGGAGATTTAATCAGGAAGCGGGGTCATGAGTACGGCACGACAACGGGAAGGCCGCGCCGCTGCGGCTGGCTTGACACCGTCATTCTGCGTTACGCCGCCCGTATTAACGGGCTTAACCTGATTGCCGTAACGAAACTTGACGTCCTTGATGAGCTGGAGAGGATTAAACTATGCGTCGCCTATGAATACCAGGGACAGGTTGTCAACGAGTTTCCGGCAAGTCTCAAAGTGCTGGCCGGCTGCAAACCTGTTTACGAGGAATTTGACGGCTGGCAGAGCGACACCTCGGGAGCCAGGCGGTATGAGGAACTTCCCAGAAATGCCCGTATTTACCTGGAACGGTTGTGCGAAATCATCAAAGTTCCTCTGGCTCTCGTCGCTGTCGGGCCTAATCGTGAGCAGACCATCGTTATGGAGCAAATATTTGCGGAAAAAAACTGA
- a CDS encoding MoxR family ATPase, which yields MIESLEILKKNLKQVVIGKEEAIDLILVGLLSEGHILIEDVPGVGKTLMAKALAVSLDCDFRRLQCTPDLTPTDVTGFFIFDRRSNDFKFRPGPVLTNILLVDEVNRAVPRTQSSLLESMEEKQVTVDSQTFQLPRPFFLLATQNPVELEGTFPLPEAQLDRFLLKISLGYPSLKEEQEIISVHGKENPLFSLPMAASRDDVLRWQEQSRQVFVHDSVGHYIVALVRATREHSSVALGASPRASLALHRAARALALLRGRDYVIPDDVKYLARFVLGHRLILRREERLRGIDAGKVIEEVVSTLAVPVEESGK from the coding sequence TTGATAGAATCTCTGGAAATCTTAAAGAAAAATCTCAAGCAGGTGGTTATTGGCAAAGAGGAAGCGATCGATTTAATACTGGTAGGTCTGCTGTCGGAGGGACACATCCTGATCGAGGACGTTCCCGGTGTCGGTAAGACCTTGATGGCTAAAGCTCTTGCCGTTTCCCTGGACTGCGATTTCCGCCGGCTTCAATGCACCCCGGACCTTACCCCGACGGATGTGACCGGGTTCTTCATCTTCGACCGCCGCAGCAACGATTTTAAGTTCAGGCCGGGTCCCGTCCTGACAAATATCCTTCTTGTGGATGAGGTTAACCGGGCGGTCCCCAGAACGCAATCCAGCCTTCTTGAATCGATGGAGGAAAAACAGGTTACCGTGGACAGCCAGACGTTTCAACTGCCCCGCCCCTTTTTCCTTCTGGCTACCCAGAACCCGGTGGAACTGGAAGGAACGTTTCCCCTGCCCGAAGCACAGCTGGACCGGTTTCTCCTCAAAATATCACTGGGCTACCCTTCCCTGAAAGAGGAGCAGGAGATAATCTCGGTGCACGGCAAGGAAAACCCGCTTTTCTCGCTGCCGATGGCCGCCTCCAGGGACGATGTCCTGCGGTGGCAGGAGCAGAGCCGCCAGGTTTTTGTCCATGACTCCGTCGGTCATTACATTGTAGCCCTGGTCCGGGCTACCCGGGAACACTCGTCCGTTGCGCTTGGGGCCAGCCCCAGGGCCAGCCTTGCCTTACACCGGGCAGCGCGAGCCCTGGCCTTGCTGCGCGGCCGCGATTATGTCATCCCTGATGATGTCAAGTACCTGGCCCGGTTTGTGCTGGGACACCGGTTGATTCTCCGGCGGGAAGAACGCCTGCGGGGCATTGACGCCGGGAAAGTGATTGAGGAAGTCGTCTCAACGCTGGCGGTTCCGGTAGAGGAGAGCGGGAAATAA
- a CDS encoding DUF3231 family protein produces MKSFNSSSATKAKPFCGEIYGLWQHLAQRYDVLELTQVFHNFTHDIDFKVILTMGINILEKEINFLEKEMDNMAIPLPPRPPKSINNPTNTEILRDELMFRTIYSGIQNFVIQQTKSILIFQNEELKNKFIKMLQSEIDFYNKLTAYGNLKGWLHVPPYCEKRVLI; encoded by the coding sequence ATGAAATCTTTCAATTCATCCAGTGCTACAAAGGCGAAACCTTTCTGCGGAGAAATATATGGGTTGTGGCAGCATCTCGCCCAGAGATATGATGTATTGGAGTTGACGCAGGTTTTTCATAACTTTACACACGATATTGATTTTAAGGTTATCTTAACCATGGGAATAAACATCCTGGAAAAAGAAATAAACTTCCTCGAAAAAGAAATGGATAATATGGCTATCCCACTGCCTCCAAGACCGCCGAAGTCAATCAACAATCCCACAAACACCGAAATTCTTCGAGATGAACTAATGTTCCGCACCATCTATTCCGGGATACAGAATTTTGTAATCCAGCAAACGAAAAGCATATTAATATTTCAAAATGAAGAGTTGAAAAACAAGTTTATTAAGATGCTGCAATCGGAAATAGATTTTTACAATAAGCTCACCGCCTACGGTAATTTAAAAGGGTGGCTGCACGTCCCTCCTTACTGCGAAAAAAGGGTTCTGATATAA